One genomic segment of Streptomyces liangshanensis includes these proteins:
- a CDS encoding aldehyde dehydrogenase family protein — translation MSAQQTIHVGGEWREAASGATRDILDPADATVLAVVSEGGTEDADAAVVAARTAFDAGAWPRTPVAERAALLRRTADLLIRNREKIALLESQDSGKTLEEGRDDVDRAADTFRYFADLVTSESGGRVVDAGSDTVLSVVVHEPVGVCALITSWNSPLLQAGRKIAPALAAGNTLVVKPSALTPLTTVDLIDLLAEAGLPAGVANLVTGAGAAVGVRLAAHPDVDLVSFTGGPNGGTEVSRAAAPGVKKVALELGGKNPNVVFADACATTEGFDTAVDQALNAAFVHSGQARSAGSRLIVEESVRERFVGELARRAERIRLGRGTAEGVECGPLVSAGQLARTEEYVASALAEGAVLRSGGGRPEPSDERSADGYFYAPTVLDQCHRGMRVVRDEILGPVLTVETFRTEDEAVALANDTAYGLAAGVWSSDPGRARRVAGRLRHGTVWINDFHPCLPQAEWGGFGRSGTGRTSGPTALATYREAKHVYQNLTPHPTRRFAG, via the coding sequence GTGTCGGCACAGCAGACGATCCACGTGGGCGGAGAGTGGCGCGAAGCCGCCTCCGGCGCCACACGCGACATCCTCGACCCCGCCGACGCGACGGTTCTCGCCGTGGTGTCCGAAGGCGGTACGGAGGACGCGGACGCGGCGGTCGTCGCGGCGCGTACGGCGTTCGACGCGGGCGCCTGGCCGCGGACCCCGGTCGCCGAACGGGCCGCGCTGCTGCGCCGTACCGCCGACCTGCTCATCCGCAACCGCGAGAAGATCGCGCTGCTGGAGAGCCAGGACTCCGGGAAGACGCTGGAGGAGGGCCGCGACGACGTCGACCGCGCCGCCGACACCTTCCGGTACTTCGCCGACCTGGTGACGAGCGAGAGCGGCGGCCGGGTCGTCGACGCGGGCTCCGACACCGTCCTCAGCGTGGTCGTCCACGAACCCGTCGGGGTCTGCGCGCTGATCACCTCCTGGAACTCCCCGCTCCTCCAGGCCGGCCGGAAGATCGCGCCGGCCCTCGCCGCGGGCAACACCCTTGTCGTCAAGCCCAGCGCGCTCACCCCGCTCACGACGGTCGACCTCATTGACCTGCTCGCCGAGGCCGGCCTGCCCGCCGGGGTCGCCAACCTGGTCACCGGCGCGGGCGCCGCGGTCGGCGTCCGGCTCGCCGCACACCCCGACGTGGACCTGGTGTCCTTCACCGGCGGCCCGAATGGCGGCACGGAGGTGTCGCGGGCGGCGGCCCCCGGCGTGAAGAAGGTCGCCCTGGAGCTGGGCGGCAAGAACCCGAACGTCGTCTTCGCCGACGCCTGCGCCACCACGGAAGGCTTCGACACCGCCGTCGACCAGGCACTGAACGCGGCCTTCGTCCACAGCGGCCAGGCTCGCTCGGCCGGGTCCCGGCTGATCGTCGAGGAGTCCGTACGCGAGCGCTTCGTCGGCGAACTGGCCCGGCGCGCCGAGCGCATACGGCTCGGGCGCGGCACGGCGGAGGGAGTGGAGTGCGGACCGCTCGTCTCCGCCGGGCAGTTGGCGAGGACCGAGGAGTACGTCGCGTCGGCGCTCGCGGAGGGCGCGGTCCTGCGGTCCGGCGGCGGGCGCCCTGAGCCGTCCGACGAGCGGTCCGCCGACGGGTACTTCTACGCGCCGACCGTCCTGGACCAGTGCCACCGCGGGATGCGGGTCGTACGGGACGAGATCCTCGGGCCCGTCCTGACCGTCGAGACCTTCCGCACGGAGGACGAGGCCGTCGCGCTCGCCAACGACACCGCGTACGGCCTGGCCGCCGGCGTCTGGAGCAGCGACCCGGGCCGCGCGCGCCGGGTCGCCGGGCGGCTGCGGCACGGCACCGTGTGGATCAACGACTTCCACCCCTGCCTCCCGCAGGCGGAGTGGGGCGGCTTCGGCAGGTCCGGCACCGGACGCACGTCGGGCCCCACCGCCCTCGCCACGT
- a CDS encoding malate dehydrogenase gives MTRTPVNVTVTGAAGQIGYALLFRIASGHLLGADVPVKLRLLEIPQGLKAAEGTAMELDDSAFPLLRGIEITDDPNVAFDGANVALLVGARPRTKGMERGDLLSANGGIFKPQGKAINDNAADDIKVLVVGNPANTNALIAQAAAPDVPAERFTAMTRLDHNRAISQLARKTGAAVSDIRRLTIWGNHSATQYPDIFHAEIAGKNAAETVNDEAWLADTFIPTVAKRGAAIIEARGASSAASAANAALDHVYTWVNGTAEGDWTSMGIPSDGSYGVPEGIISSFPVTTKDGVYEIVQGLDINDFSRARIDASVKELQEERDAVRELGLI, from the coding sequence ATGACCCGCACTCCCGTGAATGTCACCGTCACCGGCGCGGCCGGCCAGATCGGCTACGCGCTGCTCTTCCGCATCGCCTCCGGCCATCTGCTCGGCGCGGATGTGCCGGTCAAACTGCGTCTCCTGGAGATCCCGCAGGGTCTCAAGGCCGCCGAGGGCACGGCGATGGAGCTCGACGACTCCGCGTTCCCGCTGCTGCGCGGCATCGAGATCACGGACGACCCGAACGTCGCCTTCGACGGCGCCAACGTCGCGCTGCTGGTCGGCGCCCGCCCCCGTACCAAGGGCATGGAGCGCGGCGACCTGCTCTCCGCCAACGGTGGCATCTTCAAGCCGCAGGGCAAGGCCATCAACGACAACGCCGCGGACGACATCAAGGTCCTCGTCGTCGGCAACCCGGCCAACACGAACGCGCTGATCGCCCAGGCCGCCGCCCCGGACGTACCGGCCGAGCGCTTCACCGCGATGACCCGCCTGGACCACAACCGCGCGATCTCGCAGCTCGCCCGGAAGACGGGCGCGGCCGTGTCCGACATCCGCCGCCTGACCATCTGGGGCAACCACTCCGCCACGCAGTACCCGGACATCTTCCACGCGGAGATCGCCGGCAAGAACGCCGCGGAGACCGTCAACGACGAGGCGTGGCTGGCCGACACGTTCATCCCGACCGTCGCCAAGCGCGGCGCCGCGATCATCGAGGCGCGTGGCGCGTCCTCGGCCGCGTCCGCCGCCAACGCCGCCCTCGACCACGTGTACACCTGGGTCAACGGCACCGCCGAGGGTGACTGGACCTCCATGGGCATCCCGTCGGACGGCTCCTACGGCGTGCCGGAGGGCATCATCTCGTCCTTCCCGGTCACCACCAAGGACGGCGTGTACGAGATCGTCCAGGGCCTGGACATCAACGACTTCTCGCGGGCGCGGATCGACGCCTCCGTGAAGGAGCTCCAGGAGGAGCGCGACGCGGTGCGCGAGCTGGGCCTGATCTGA
- a CDS encoding DUF3017 domain-containing protein codes for MGAGTSASDTPEPEGPRQAVAVEPAVAGAGEAASVGVVEAPAKVDAGVDADADADAAGVVADAGAGPGVAAGAEAGPDAGAGADSGADAGVRADSAPDPAAAVPGGSSGTDSSPGTGTATDPDPDPDPDSGNGSETGRSVETGGSAPATDNRPATDSTPESRRFSAVTTDTARPEGGGRAAPSDAPAPARQWPLLSVLGTTGVGLLIVGTHPFDEAFRIGTILIGVALIGGAVLRRVLPSVGMLAVRSRFTDMVTYGLLGVVIIMLALMTQPRPWLEIPFLEDIVHSTVP; via the coding sequence ATGGGTGCTGGTACGAGCGCGAGTGACACGCCCGAGCCGGAAGGTCCGCGGCAGGCGGTCGCCGTGGAGCCGGCCGTCGCGGGGGCGGGGGAGGCTGCCTCGGTGGGCGTGGTGGAGGCGCCGGCGAAGGTGGACGCGGGCGTTGACGCTGACGCTGACGCTGACGCGGCCGGGGTGGTGGCGGACGCGGGTGCCGGCCCGGGCGTGGCTGCCGGCGCGGAAGCGGGCCCCGATGCCGGCGCCGGGGCCGACTCGGGCGCCGACGCGGGCGTACGGGCCGACTCCGCACCGGATCCGGCCGCGGCTGTGCCAGGCGGGTCGTCCGGGACCGACAGCAGCCCCGGCACCGGGACCGCCACTGACCCCGACCCCGACCCCGATCCCGACTCCGGCAACGGCTCGGAGACCGGCAGGAGCGTCGAGACCGGCGGCAGCGCCCCCGCGACCGACAACCGCCCCGCGACCGACAGCACCCCCGAGTCGCGGCGCTTCTCCGCCGTCACGACGGACACCGCGCGCCCCGAGGGCGGCGGCCGGGCCGCGCCCTCGGACGCGCCCGCTCCCGCCCGGCAGTGGCCGCTGCTCAGCGTCCTCGGGACCACCGGCGTCGGGCTCCTGATCGTCGGCACGCACCCCTTCGACGAGGCGTTCCGGATCGGCACGATCCTCATCGGCGTCGCGCTGATCGGCGGCGCCGTCCTGCGCCGGGTCCTGCCGTCCGTCGGCATGCTCGCCGTGCGCTCGCGCTTCACGGACATGGTCACGTACGGGCTGCTCGGCGTGGTGATCATCATGCTCGCCCTCATGACGCAGCCCAGGCCGTGGCTGGAGATCCCGTTCCTGGAGGACATCGTCCACTCGACCGTGCCGTAG
- a CDS encoding bifunctional methylenetetrahydrofolate dehydrogenase/methenyltetrahydrofolate cyclohydrolase, which yields MTAQILDGKATAAAIKSDLTARVAALTARGVLPGLGTLLVGDDPGSRWYVNGKHRDCAEVGIASIQRELPDTATQEEIEAVVAELNANPECTGYIVQLPLPKGIDTNRVLELMDPAKDADGLHPMSLGRLVLNESGPLPCTPYGIIQLLRHHGVEIAGAHVVVVGRGITVGRSIPLLLTRKSENATVTQCHTGTRDLSAHLRQADIIVAAAGVPHIIKPEDVKPGAAVLDVGVSRDENGKIVGDVHPGVAEVAGWISPNPGGVGPMTRAQLLVNVVEAAERAVAAG from the coding sequence ATGACCGCCCAGATTCTCGATGGCAAGGCCACCGCAGCCGCGATCAAGTCCGACCTGACCGCCCGCGTGGCGGCCCTCACGGCGCGGGGCGTCCTGCCCGGCCTGGGGACGCTGCTGGTCGGGGACGATCCTGGCAGCCGGTGGTACGTGAACGGCAAGCACCGCGACTGCGCGGAGGTCGGCATCGCGTCGATCCAGCGCGAACTGCCCGACACCGCGACCCAGGAAGAGATCGAGGCCGTGGTCGCGGAGCTGAACGCCAACCCCGAGTGCACGGGGTACATCGTGCAACTGCCGCTGCCCAAGGGCATCGACACCAACCGGGTCCTGGAGCTGATGGACCCGGCCAAGGACGCGGACGGGCTGCACCCCATGAGCCTCGGCCGGCTGGTGCTCAACGAGAGCGGGCCGCTGCCCTGCACCCCGTACGGCATCATCCAGCTGCTGCGCCACCACGGCGTCGAGATCGCGGGCGCGCACGTGGTGGTGGTGGGACGCGGCATCACGGTGGGGCGTTCGATCCCGCTGCTCCTGACCCGCAAGTCCGAGAACGCGACCGTGACGCAGTGCCACACCGGCACCCGCGACCTGTCGGCGCACCTCCGGCAGGCCGACATCATCGTGGCGGCGGCGGGGGTGCCGCACATCATCAAGCCCGAGGACGTGAAGCCGGGCGCGGCAGTCCTCGACGTCGGCGTCAGCCGGGACGAGAACGGCAAGATCGTCGGGGACGTCCACCCCGGGGTCGCCGAGGTCGCCGGCTGGATCTCGCCGAACCCCGGCGGTGTCGGCCCGATGACCCGTGCCCAGCTGCTGGTCAACGTGGTCGAGGCGGCCGAACGCGCCGTCGCCGCGGGCTGA
- a CDS encoding RDD family protein has product MSFGDPQNPYGQQPGQPGQPGQPGQPPQPGYGYPQQAPQGVPQQGYGYPQSGGPAPYAAPQGPGYGGMPELASWGSRVLGTLVDGLVLLVPYIIVFAGAAIGGGFGTFLRLIGLLAVFAVAIWQLIQEGKTGQTIGKKALNIRLLREADGQPLGVGMAFVRRLAHFLDGIICYIGFLWPLWDSKNQTLADKVCSSLVIKSN; this is encoded by the coding sequence ATGAGCTTCGGCGATCCCCAGAACCCGTACGGGCAGCAGCCCGGCCAGCCCGGTCAGCCTGGTCAGCCCGGTCAGCCGCCCCAGCCGGGTTACGGCTACCCCCAGCAGGCCCCGCAGGGCGTGCCCCAGCAGGGGTACGGCTACCCCCAGTCCGGCGGACCGGCGCCCTACGCCGCCCCGCAGGGCCCCGGATACGGCGGCATGCCGGAACTCGCCAGCTGGGGTTCGCGTGTCCTCGGCACCCTGGTCGACGGTCTCGTCCTCCTGGTGCCGTACATCATTGTCTTCGCCGGTGCCGCCATCGGCGGCGGCTTCGGCACCTTCCTGCGCCTGATCGGCCTCCTCGCGGTCTTCGCGGTGGCCATCTGGCAGCTGATCCAGGAGGGCAAGACCGGCCAGACCATCGGCAAGAAGGCCCTGAACATCCGTCTGCTGCGCGAGGCCGACGGCCAGCCGCTCGGCGTGGGCATGGCGTTCGTCCGCCGTCTCGCCCACTTCCTCGACGGCATCATCTGCTACATCGGTTTCCTGTGGCCGCTGTGGGACTCGAAGAACCAGACGCTCGCGGACAAGGTCTGCTCGTCGCTGGTCATCAAGTCCAACTAA
- the purH gene encoding bifunctional phosphoribosylaminoimidazolecarboxamide formyltransferase/IMP cyclohydrolase translates to MTAEGTKRPIRRALVSVYDKTGLEELARGLHEAGVTLVSTGSTAAKIAAAGVPVTKVEELTGFPECLDGRVKTLHPRVHAGILADLRLDAHREQLAELDIEPFELVVVNLYPFRETVASGATDDECVEQIDIGGPSMVRAAAKNHPSVAVVTSPERYGDVLAAVQHGGFDLTTRKRLAAEAFQHTAAYDVAVASWFAADYAAVDAEADSGSAADRLPDFLGATYLRKNVLRYGENPHQPAALYTGAEGGGLADAEQLHGKEMSYNNYTDTDAARRAAYDHPEPCVAIIKHANPCGIAIGDDVAEAHRKAHACDPLSAFGGVIAVNRPVSVEMAEQVAEIFTEVIVAPDYEDGAVEVLARKKNIRVLRCADAPATAVEVKAIDGGALLQATDRFQAAGDDPANWTLATGEALSAAELAELAFAWRASRAVKSNAILLAKGGASVGVGMGQVNRVDSAKLAVERAGEERARGSFAASDAFFPFPDGLEILLEAGVRAVVQPGGSVRDELVVEAARKAGATMYFTGTRHFFH, encoded by the coding sequence GTGACCGCCGAAGGTACCAAGCGGCCGATCCGCCGCGCGCTGGTCAGCGTCTACGACAAGACGGGCCTGGAAGAGCTGGCCCGTGGACTGCACGAGGCCGGGGTCACCCTGGTCTCCACCGGTTCCACCGCCGCGAAGATCGCCGCCGCCGGGGTGCCGGTCACCAAGGTCGAGGAGCTGACGGGCTTCCCCGAGTGCCTGGACGGCCGCGTCAAGACCCTGCACCCGCGCGTGCACGCCGGCATCCTCGCCGACCTGCGGCTCGACGCGCACCGCGAGCAGCTGGCCGAGCTGGACATCGAGCCGTTCGAGCTGGTCGTCGTCAACCTGTACCCGTTCCGCGAGACGGTCGCCTCCGGGGCGACCGACGACGAGTGCGTCGAGCAGATCGACATCGGCGGCCCCTCGATGGTGCGCGCCGCGGCCAAGAACCACCCGTCCGTGGCGGTCGTCACCAGCCCGGAGCGGTACGGGGACGTCCTCGCGGCCGTACAGCACGGCGGGTTCGACCTGACGACCCGTAAGCGGCTCGCCGCGGAGGCGTTCCAGCACACCGCCGCGTACGACGTGGCCGTGGCGTCCTGGTTCGCCGCCGACTACGCGGCCGTCGACGCGGAGGCCGACAGCGGGTCCGCCGCGGACCGCCTCCCGGACTTCCTCGGAGCGACGTACCTCCGTAAGAACGTGCTCCGTTACGGCGAGAACCCGCACCAGCCCGCCGCGCTCTACACCGGCGCCGAGGGCGGCGGCCTGGCCGACGCCGAGCAGCTGCACGGCAAGGAGATGTCGTACAACAACTACACGGACACGGACGCCGCGCGCCGTGCCGCGTACGACCACCCCGAGCCGTGTGTCGCGATCATCAAGCACGCCAACCCGTGCGGGATCGCGATCGGCGACGACGTCGCCGAGGCGCACCGCAAGGCACACGCGTGCGACCCGCTCTCCGCGTTCGGCGGCGTGATCGCCGTCAACCGCCCGGTGTCCGTGGAGATGGCCGAGCAGGTCGCCGAGATCTTCACCGAGGTCATCGTCGCCCCGGACTACGAGGACGGCGCCGTCGAGGTGCTGGCCCGCAAGAAGAACATCCGCGTGCTGCGCTGCGCCGACGCGCCCGCCACGGCGGTCGAGGTCAAGGCCATCGACGGCGGGGCGCTGCTCCAGGCCACCGACCGCTTCCAGGCCGCGGGCGACGACCCGGCGAACTGGACGCTGGCGACCGGCGAGGCGCTGTCCGCGGCGGAGCTGGCCGAGCTGGCCTTCGCCTGGCGGGCGAGCCGCGCGGTCAAGTCCAACGCGATCCTGCTCGCGAAGGGCGGCGCGTCGGTGGGCGTCGGCATGGGCCAGGTGAACCGGGTCGACTCCGCGAAGCTCGCGGTGGAGCGGGCGGGGGAGGAGCGGGCGCGCGGTTCGTTCGCCGCGTCCGACGCCTTCTTCCCGTTCCCCGACGGGCTGGAGATCCTGTTGGAGGCGGGCGTCAGGGCCGTGGTGCAGCCGGGCGGTTCGGTCCGTGACGAGCTGGTGGTCGAGGCGGCGCGGAAGGCCGGCGCGACCATGTACTTCACGGGGACGCGGCACTTCTTCCACTGA
- the purN gene encoding phosphoribosylglycinamide formyltransferase — MASLPPAGRPARLVVLVSGSGTNLQALIDAIAADPAGFGARIVAVGADRDSIVGLERAERAGIPTFVCRVRDHGTRAAWDAALAEATAAHEPDLVVSAGFMKIVGKEFLARFGGRFVNTHPALLPSFPGAHGVRDALAHGVKVTGCTVHFVDEGVDEGPIIAQGVVEVRDEDYSDDGVALHERIKEVERRLLVDVVGRLARHGYRIEGRKVTIQ, encoded by the coding sequence GTGGCCTCCCTGCCCCCCGCCGGCCGACCGGCCCGGCTCGTGGTCCTGGTCTCCGGTTCGGGTACGAACCTCCAGGCGCTCATCGACGCCATCGCCGCCGACCCCGCCGGTTTCGGGGCGCGGATCGTGGCCGTCGGCGCCGACCGGGACTCCATCGTGGGCCTGGAGCGGGCGGAGCGCGCCGGGATCCCCACCTTCGTGTGCCGGGTCAGGGACCACGGGACGCGCGCCGCGTGGGACGCGGCGCTTGCCGAGGCGACCGCCGCCCACGAGCCGGACCTCGTGGTCTCGGCCGGCTTCATGAAGATCGTGGGGAAGGAGTTCCTCGCGCGCTTCGGCGGCCGGTTCGTGAACACCCATCCCGCCCTGCTGCCCAGCTTTCCCGGCGCCCACGGCGTACGGGACGCGCTCGCGCACGGCGTGAAGGTGACCGGCTGCACCGTCCACTTCGTCGACGAAGGCGTCGACGAGGGCCCGATCATCGCGCAGGGCGTGGTGGAGGTCAGGGACGAGGACTACTCGGACGACGGCGTCGCGCTCCACGAGCGCATCAAGGAGGTCGAGCGGCGCCTGCTCGTCGATGTCGTGGGGCGTCTGGCCCGGCACGGCTACCGCATTGAGGGACGAAAGGTAACGATCCAGTGA